From uncultured Pseudodesulfovibrio sp.:
ACATGTAATGACGGCCTGATCAATATCAAACTGGTTGAAGCGCTCAGTCATTGGTTGCCCCTGCACCGGAGTTTCCGGGTGCAGTTCGTGCGGAACCCATGTGTCCTCAATATCAAATTCATTTTTTAGGTGGTCGACAATCCCCGTGCCGACATAGCAAAAGGGTCAACCAAAATCAGAAAAGACTCGTATCTTGATGGGCATAATGTTTCCTTGTTTTTCCAACTCTAAGTTTCAGGCGGGAAAAGTAAAGGAACATTTTTGGATGGTAGCGTTCAAAAAGTAAGGGGAAAACAAATACTAGACGGCATCAATCTCACTTATAAAAATTGCTAAAGCTCAAACAAAAGAAATCGGTCGGGAGCCTTTCCTCTCTCCCGACCGATGAGTCAGTCATGCAGAGATAACTGACACGTGCCGGGTAGGCACAGGGACTCTCAAACCTCGCATATACCCGGCTGTCTTGGTTCGATGGTATATCGAACCTAAAACAAAATTCACAATTCATATCTTTCTTTCAACTCATGCAAAATGAAGACCATAAAAACCAGCCCTATTTGGACGCTTTTTCTTTGAAACAGCGGCTTTTCTTTACATTTTTAGCAAAATATCAAAACGGAATTGCCCTTTTTGGCAAATTTACTCATTTTAAATTTTCACCAAACAGCAGGGCCTTCTCGATTCCTTTATTCTATTTTTCAATTACCCATTTGACCTGTTTCCCTGACAGTTATATATTATAGATAATAAGAACAGCAATCTGGGAGCACGCCGAACGAGGGAGGTTCCCATGCACATGAAGACAAAAAGCGCACTGGCCGTATTTACGGGCCTCCTTGTGGCCTTTGCCACGGTCTTTCTCTTTGACTACACCGACAATTACATGGAGGACCGTTTTGTCCGAGCCATCGAAAAACAAAAAACCTATGTAGGGGATACTTTTTCATTGGATGCGCTCATGGAATACTACGACTGGGACGTCGTTTGTATCCTCCTGCCGGGCGAAGAACATTCTCTCAAAAACAGACTGGGACGCCCATATAAAGGAAAGAAAATAGGCTCGAATTCATGGAGCTTAATTTTCGTCAAAGGCAAGAGCGTTCTTGCGGAAATCCCCATAAAACAAACTTTCCTTCGCCCACCACCCCAACTTAAAGAGGAATGTTTCGAAAGATGGGCTGCCATCTTCAGTGTCAACCATGATCAAAACGGCGACTTGCGACTTTTCGTTGTCGGCCAATGAGGCACCATGTCCAATCACGCCCTTGAGAATGCAGCTCAGGCACTCAAAAACGCACGCTGCACCATGGCCTTTACCGGCGCGGGGATTTCCGTGGAATCCGGCATACCGCCTTTTCGCGGCCCCGGAGGAGTCTGGTCTAAATATGACCCGGACAAATTTGAAAAAGGATACTTCAAACGGCACCCAGATGAAGTCTGGCCGCTCCTGAAGGAAATATTCTTTGACATGCTGGGGAAAGCCAAACCCAACCCGGCGCATATTGCGTTAGCCCAATTGGAAAGCCAAGGGAAACTGGCTGGAATCGTCACGCAAAACATTGACTCATTGCATCAGGCTGCGGGCAGCTCAGTGGTCCACGAATATCACGGCTCCACCCGGCGTATGCAATGCATGACTTGCCGCACATTTTTCGATTCTCATTCCATTTCTCTGGATAAGCTTCCCCCGGCCTGTCCAGCCTGTGGAGGATTGCTCAAGCCGGATTTCATTTTCTTTGGTGAAGGCATTCCCACTGAAGTACACCACGCGGCAACAGACCTCGCCAAGCAATCGGACGTCTGCCTGATCGTGGGCACAGGAGGACAAGTCATGCCTGCCGGACGCATTCCGTATATCGTGAAAAATCGTGGCGGGACAATCATTGAAATCAATCTCTATGATACGGACTACAGCTACACGACCAGCGACTATTTCCTCCAAGGAAAAGCCGGAGAAATGACGCCGAAATTGGCACGGCTGGCGATGGCGTAATGATTATCCGTACTTCATTCAAACAAAAAGCCTCTCATCCATGAAATGGACAAGGGGCTTCGTCTTTCCTTTGTAAAAAAACTTATGCAAGGTCTTTCTGGTGCCAATCCCAAGCGGTTTGCACGATGTCTCGAACATCGCCGAACTGCGGTTTCCATCCCAGCACTTCACGCGCGGCTTTGGCTGAACTGACAAGAGCCGGGGAGTCTCCGGGACGGCGGCCAGATTCTGTCACCGGGATATCCTTACCCGAAACTTCCCGCGCTACATCGATAATCTCACGTACCGAAAAACCATTGCCATTGCCAAGGTTGAAGGCTCGCGATGCTCCGCCCGACTCAAGAAACTCCAACGCCTTCACATGCGCATTCGCCAAGTCGGTAACATGAATATAATCACGCAGGCAGGTACCATCTGGAGTGGGATAATCCGTTCCAAAGATGGTAATATTATCGCGTAAACCAAGCGCGGCATGTAAAATAAGCGGGATAAGATGCGTTTCCGGCTGATGCCGTTCGCCGATTTCACCATCAGGGTCTGCGCCTGCAGCATTGAAATATCGCAAGCATATGTGCTTGAGGCCATAGGCATAATCATAATCAGCCAACATCTGCTCAATCATCCGTTTAGACCATGCATAGGGAGACAACGGAGAAAGAGGGTGATCTTCAGCGATAACATCAGTTACCGGCTCTCCGTACACTGCAGCCGTC
This genomic window contains:
- a CDS encoding NAD-dependent deacylase, translating into MSNHALENAAQALKNARCTMAFTGAGISVESGIPPFRGPGGVWSKYDPDKFEKGYFKRHPDEVWPLLKEIFFDMLGKAKPNPAHIALAQLESQGKLAGIVTQNIDSLHQAAGSSVVHEYHGSTRRMQCMTCRTFFDSHSISLDKLPPACPACGGLLKPDFIFFGEGIPTEVHHAATDLAKQSDVCLIVGTGGQVMPAGRIPYIVKNRGGTIIEINLYDTDYSYTTSDYFLQGKAGEMTPKLARLAMA
- the galE gene encoding UDP-glucose 4-epimerase GalE, translated to MKKTLITGGAGYIGSHAAKALASLGREVVVLDSLVAGHRDFLKWGEFEQGDLADPAFLRGVFSRHDIGEVLHFAAFIAVGESVAKPDMYYGNNVRNTLNLLDAMLEADVKRLVFSSTAAVYGEPVTDVIAEDHPLSPLSPYAWSKRMIEQMLADYDYAYGLKHICLRYFNAAGADPDGEIGERHQPETHLIPLILHAALGLRDNITIFGTDYPTPDGTCLRDYIHVTDLANAHVKALEFLESGGASRAFNLGNGNGFSVREIIDVAREVSGKDIPVTESGRRPGDSPALVSSAKAAREVLGWKPQFGDVRDIVQTAWDWHQKDLA